A single window of Zea mays cultivar B73 chromosome 10, Zm-B73-REFERENCE-NAM-5.0, whole genome shotgun sequence DNA harbors:
- the LOC100281049 gene encoding fucosyltransferase 7 gives MDQKKAMRSHHSHMSPWPRGLAARRGWCQQAASRPTTVLVIVLTVFAALLLAVVLFGVRLTPLGANNTWVSAGVRVVLKAVSDSDHGPDPLAKVPDPSDRLLGGLLSPDFDESSCLSRYNAALYRRPSLHAVSTYLVSALRRYESLHRRCGPGTPGYARAVELLRANASASSSSSGSCSYAVWAPIEGLGNRMLSITSAFLYALLTDRVLLLHSSGGGGDLDGLFCEPFPGSTWILPAAPGDTGFPIRGIERLTDRYHHQSLGSVLRRGEDPGAAPWLYVHLRHDYTKDSRDQQFFCDDVQARLGAVPWLVFRSDNYFVPGLFLVPRHEAELARMFPRRDVVFHHLGRYLFHPSDTVWGMVTQYHDSYFASADERVGIQVRRFYWAPISTDDLFAQILNCSQREDILPSVGVPAAKGGSDGQQPAKQKAVVVVSLHGEYSEKLRDLYQGHGGAAGGQEAVSVHQPTHLGSQRSGEQQHNQKALAEMVLLSFSDALVTSAVSTFGYVGQGLAGLRPWVLTSPVDRKGPGMPLPCRRAATVEPCFHAPLDYDCRAKAKGDAGRRVRHIRHCEDFPRGVQLVE, from the exons ATGGATCAGAAGAAGGCGATGAGGTCTCACCACTCTCACATGTCACCATGGCCGCGTGGGTTAGCGGCGCGACGGGGGTGGTGCCAGCAGGCGGCTTCGCGGCCGACGACGGTTCTTGTGATCGTGCTGACCGTGTTTGCCGCGCTGCTCTTGGCCGTCGTCCTCTTCGGCGTCCGGCTCACGCCCTTGGGCGCCAACAATACCTGGGTCTCGGCCGGGGTACGCGTCGTCCTCAAAGCCG TGTCCGACTCCGACCACGGCCCTGATCCACTGGCGAAGGTGCCGGACCCCAGCGACCGGCTGCTGGGCGGCCTCCTCTCGCCGGACTTCGACGAAAGCTCCTGCCTCAGCCGCTACAACGCCGCGCTCTACCGCCGCCCGTCGCTGCACGCCGTTTCAACCTACCTCGTCTCCGCGCTCCGCCGCTACGAGTCGCTGCACCGGCGCTGCGGCCCGGGCACTCCAGGCTACGCGCGCGCCGTCGAGCTCCTGCGCGCCAACGCCTCCGCTTCTTCTTCGTCCTCCGGATCATGCAGCTACGCCGTGTGGGCCCCGATCGAGGGGCTCGGCAACCGCATGCTCTCCATCACCTCCGCCTTCCTCTACGCGCTGCTCACGGACCGCGTGCTCCTCCTCcacagcagcggcggcggcggcgacctcGACGGCCTCTTCTGCGAGCCGTTCCCGGGCTCCACGTGGATCCTGCCGGCGGCGCCGGGCGACACGGGCTTCCCCATCCGCGGCATCGAGCGGCTCACGGACCGGTACCACCACCAGAGCCTGGGCTCCGTGCTGAGGCGCGGCGAGGACCCCGGCGCGGCGCCGTGGCTGTACGTGCACCTCCGGCACGACTACACCAAGGACAGCCGCGACCAGCAGTTCTTCTGCGACGACGTGCAGGCCAGGCTGGGGGCAGTGCCGTGGCTCGTGTTCCGGTCGGACAACTACTTCGTGCCGGGGCTGTTCCTGGTCCCGCGGCACGAGGCGGAGCTGGCGCGCATGTTCCCGCGCCGCGACGTCGTGTTCCACCACCTCGGCCGCTACCTCTTCCACCCGAGCGACACGGTGTGGGGCATGGTGACCCAGTACCACGACTCGTACTTCGCCAGCGCGGACGAGCGCGTGGGGATCCAGGTGCGCAGGTTCTACTGGGCGCCGATCTCCACCGACGACCTCTTCGCCCAGATCCTCAACTGCTCGCAGCGCGAGGACATCCTGCCCAGCGTTGGCGTTCCCGCGGCAAAAGGCGGCTCCGACGGCCAGCAGCCTGCGAAACAGAAGGCCGTGGTCGTCGTGTCCCTGCACGGCGAGTACTCCGAGAAGCTCAGGGACCTGTACCAGGGGCACGGCGGAGCGGCGGGCGGCCAGGAGGCGGTGAGCGTGCACCAGCCGACGCACCTGGGCTCGCAGCGCTCCGGCGAGCAGCAGCACAACCAGAAGGCGCTCGCGGAGATGGTGCTGCTCAGCTTCTCGGACGCGCTGGTCACCTCCGCGGTCTCGACGTTCGGGTACGTAGGGCAGGGGCTAGCGGGGCTGAGACCTTGGGTGCTCACGAGCCCCGTCGACAGGAAGGGCCCCGGGATGCCGCTGCCGTGCCGGCGCGCCGCTACCGTCGAGCCTTGCTTCCATGCGCCGCTCGACTACGATTGTCGGGCCAAAGCAAAAGGTGACGCCGGTAGGAGGGTGCGGCACATCCGACACTGTGAGGACTTCCCGCGAGGTGTGCAGTTGGTGGAATGA